The genomic segment CAGGCGGACGGCGTCTCGTACCTCAACTCAGCGGCGAAGGACGATCTCTACATCTGGGCCCATTGGCGTCACCACAACCGGCGTGGGCAAAGCGCTGGCCGTGGCCATCGGCATGAGCGTCGACCCGACTACTGCTGTGACTCGCTACATTACTGACGCAGACCTGGGACGACGGTGTGGCGCAACATGGTGCACCTGGGCCAGGCGGAGTTGGCCGGGGTCGACGGGGTGCGCGCCCGGGTGGATGACAACTCGTTGGAGATCCTGTGCGCCGGGTACGTCGTGCGGTTGTACTCGCTGCAGGGCGGGATCGAGTCGATCGGCTGGGAGGGTAGCGAGGCGCGGCTCGGCGGGGCGGTGGAGAACAGCCGTGACCGGCAGTTGGCCTTCGACGACAAGGGGCAGTTCCCGGAGGTGTTCGCCGGTGTGGTGCCGCCGAAGCGGCACGTGCGGATCGCGCACCTGGGCGACATCCGAACGGGGGAGGCGACCGCGTACGTCGGCCTGCCGCGGGACAACCGCGACGGCGGCTCGCCCTGGTTCGACGTACGCCTGTGGTTCGGTGACCCGCCCGCGGCCGCGGCCCGGCCGGCCGTCGCCGGCGGCCGCGGCATTGTGCCGGGGCAGCGACATGACGAGCTGCCGATACCCGACCTCGACCTCACCGCGACGCGGCCGGGTCGGGTGGCCGGCCCGGTGGCCGTCCGGCCGGCGTGACCGCGCAGTCGCGGCCGCCGGTACCCGCTGCCGCGGTCGCCGCGGCGTTCGCACCCGTGAGCCGCCAGGGCCGGGCAGAAGTCGTCCGGCCAGAAGATCATCTGCATGCCGAGGCCCATGACGAGCAGCATCGGTTCGCCGTCGTCGGCACCGAACTGCTCGTACGCGATGTCGACCGGTCCGTTGTGGGCAACACCGGAGATCACCTCTCGAGGATCGCCCGCCCGTGGGCTCCCGGCGACGCGACGCCGCCCGACCTGCCGGGATTCTGCCGGTCGCGTGCCCGCCTGCCGGCAACGGCGCAGCCCAGCCCGTCGGGCGGACCCGCCGCTGTCGATCAAGCGGTGCTGGGGTCGCCGCGCTGTACGTTGCCTGCACACGACGACCGTAAGGAGATCCCCACGTGCGTATCGGCAGGGCATTCCGCTGGGCGGCGATCGCCGTCCTGGCGGCCACCGCGGGCGTGGTCGGGCTGGCCCAGCCCGCCTCGGCCGCACCGGTCGTGGACTACGTCGGTCCTTTCTACAACCTGCACACCCAGGAGATGAACAAGACCAAGGCGATGGCGGTGTTGAACGCCTCGACCGGGAACACCGCGCCGTTGATCCAGGCCCCGTACACCTCGGCGGCGCCGAATAACGACCGGATCGTCGTTGAGCGGGAGACGCAGTCCAATGTGATCAGGCTGAAGCCGCAGCACACGTACACCAATGACGGCAACGTGCACAACGACAAGTGCCTGGCCGTGAAGAACGCCGACCGCGGCAACAACATTCCGATCGTCAACGCCACCTGCACCTACGACGGCACCAACAACGACGTCTGGATCATTCGGCTCGACCCCAGGACCGGAGCCGACTTCATCGAGAACCAGATGACCGGAAAGTGCATTACCACCAAGAACGCGGCCACCGACAACGCTCCACTGATCACTTTCGACTGCAACGGGGGCCACAACGGCCTGTGGGTCTGGTAGCCCGCTGTCCACCTTCTATCAAGGAGATTCCATCGTGCGTACCACCAGGGCACTGCGCTGGGCGACGACCGCCGTGCTGGCGGCCACCGCGGGCGTGGTCGGGCTGGCCCCGCCCGCCTCGGCCGCACCGGTAGTGGTCTATTCAGGGCCGATCTACAGCCTGCACACCAAGAACGCGGGCATGCCCAGGGCGATGGCCGTGCTGAACGCCTCGACCGGGAACACCGCACCGTTGGTCCAGGCCCCGTACACCTCGGCGGCCCCGAATAACGACCGGATCTTCCTGGAATGGGAGCCCGGCCCCAACGTGTATCGACTCAAGCCGCAGCACACGTACACCAATGACGGCAACGTGCACAACGACAAGTGCCTCGCGGTGAAGAACGCCGACTACGGCAACAACATCCCGATCGTCAACGCCACCTGCACCTACGACAGTGTCAACAACGACGTCTGGATCATCCAGACCGACTACGCCAGCGGTGGCGACCTCATCTGGAATCAGATGACCGGAAAGTGCATCACCGTCCAGAACGCGGCCACCACCAACGTTCCCTTGATCACTTTTGACTGCAACCGGCGCCACAACGGCCTGTGGCTCTGGGTAGGCGTTCTCAGCGGCGGATGACCGGCCGGACAGAGAATCTGGTTCGGTTGAGGCCCGAGAACCGACCTGGTCGCCGACCGAGGCCGAGGATCACCTCCCGTCATCCCACCCGCCGGCCCGGCCGGCGGGTGGCGACGTGCGCCCGCAGAATGCCGGCCTCCGGCATGCCCAGGTCGGCGTAGAGGGCGAGCGCGCGTCGGAAGTGGAGGGCTGCGTCCTCGGGCGATCCAAGGGCGTCGTGGGCGTGGCCGAGGCCGGCGTGGGCGCGCGCCTGCTGGTCGCGCGCGCCGCTCATCGAGACGAGCGCGAGGGCCGCGGTGTGGTGCCGGAGAGCTTCCGCATGCCGTCCGGTGGCCCGCGACGCCTCGCCGAGACCATTGCGGGCGTCGCCTTCCCCGTCCTGGTCGCCGAGTTCCCGGTACAGCGCCTGCGCCTGGTGCAGCAGGTCGGCCGCCTCCGCGTGCCGGCCGAGCTCGCGGTAGACGATTCCGAGATTGGCCATGGTCGATGCCTCCCCGCTGCGGTCGCCGTTGCGCTGGTGCAGCCGCAGGGACCGGAGGTGGAGTTCGGCGGCGCCGCTGTGGTGGCCGCGCTGGTGCTCGACGCTGCCGAGCCGGTCGAGCGCTTCGGCCTCGCCGGGTGCGTCGCCGATGGTGCGGCACAACACGAGCACTCGCTGGAGGTGGCCGGCGGCGGCGGCGAGGTGACCCAGCCGGTACTCGCTCCGGCCGAGATTGGACAGTGCCCGCGCCTGACCGACCTGGTCCCCGACCTCCAGGTAACGGTTCAGGGCGCGCCGGTGGAGGTCGGCCGCGACGCCGTACCGCCCGCGCCACTGCTCGACGTTGCCGAGGTTGTTCAGCGCGCGCGCTTCGCCGCCGCGGTCGCCGACGCGTCGGAAAAGCTCCCGGGCGGTACGTAGATAGCGGGCCGCCAGGTCGTACTGCCCGCACTTGTAATGGAAACAGCCGAGGCCGTGCAGCGCGTGCGCCTGTGCGCCGCGGTCGCCGTCGTGTCGTGCGGCGGCCAGTGCGTGGCGGTAGATGATCGACGCGTCGGCGTAGTGGCCGCCTTCGAGGTAGCGGAACAGCACGACGGCGAGCCGGGTGGCGTGGCTGCCCCAGCCGTGGGCGGCCGCGTACGCGGTCACCGCGACCAGCGTGGGCAGCTCGGCGTCGAGCCAGGCCAGGGCGTCCGCGGCGTCGGGCAGGTCGGGCATCGGCGTCGGCGGAGCCGGCACGCCCGGCCGGCGGTGCGCCTCGGCGGGATGCAGGGCGTCCATCGCCGCCGCCGCGGTGGCCAGGTAGAAGTCGAACAGTCGGCCGCGGGCTGCCGCACGCTCCTCGGCGCTGTCCAACTCGTCGCTGAGCTGCATGGCGTACGCCCGAAGGAGGTCGTGCATGCCGTGCCGGCCGCCCTCGTTCGCCTGGATCAGGTGCGCACGCCCGAGCGTGCTCAGGGCCTGACCCGCCTGGCGCGGCGTGCTGTCGGTTAACGCCGCCGCGGCATAGGCGTCGACGTGCGCTCCTGGATGGAGCCCGATCAGCCGGAAAGTCCGGGCGCTGTCGGCGGTCAGGTGCCGCATCGACCAGGAGAAGACCGTGGCGACGGCGGCCCTGGGATCACCGCCGGCGTCCAGCGACCGCAGCCGGTCCTGATGATCGGCCAGCTCGGCGGCGAGGTCGGCGAGTGACGTGTCGGGACGCGCGGCGGTGAGCTCGGCCGCGACCCGCAGTGCCAGCGGCAGGTGCGCGCACTGCCGGGCGATCCGCGCGACGGCGTCCGGCGACGCCTCGGCGCGGGCCCCGATCAGCTGGCGCAGGAGGAGGACCGACTCGTCTTCCCGCAGGAGGTCGAGGTCTACCCGCCGGGCGCCCTGCGCGGCGACCAGGCCGGCCAGGTCGTCGCGGCTGGTCACCACGACGGTGCAGCTGGCGGTGCCGGGCAGCAGTGGCCGGACCTGCTCGGCCGTGCCGGCGTTGTCGAGCACCAGCAGAATCCGTCGTCCGGCCAGCTCCGTGCGAAGGCGGGCGGCCCGCTCGTCGACCGCGGGCGGGACGTCCTCGCCCGGTGTTCCGAGGGCGGCGAGGAGTCGCGCCAGCGCGTCGCCGGGGTCCAGCGGCGTCTCGGGGTCGTACCCCCGCAGGTTCAGGTAGAGCTGGCCGTCCGGAAACGTCTCGGCGACCAGATGCGCCCAATGGAGGACCAGCGCGGTCTTGCCCGCGCCGGCGGTGCCGGCGATGACAGCGACGGAGTCGGTCGCGCGGAGCTGGTCCAGGGCCGCCAACTGCGCGGCCCGGCCGACGAACGGGGACGGTGCGGCCGGAAGTTGGGCGGGGGTCCGCCGCCCGGGCCGGTCGGCCGGCGCCGCGGGCCGCCCGGCGCGCAGGATGCGCAGGTGAATGTCGGACAGCGCGGCGCCCGGCTCCACCCCCAACTCGTCCGCGAGCATGGCGCGCAGGTCGGCGAACACCCGCAGGGCGGCGGCCCGCTCGTCGGCGGCCGCGAGGGCGAGCATCAGCCGGCCGTGCAGCGCCTCCTGGAGGGGCTCTTCGCGACAAAGAGCCCGCAGGACGGGAATCACGCGCTCGCTCGCGCCGAGCGCGATGGCTGCGTCGGCGAACGCGACTGCGGCGGCGATCCGGCGCTGCCCGGCGGCGATGGCAGCCGGGTGATGGCGCAGGCGATCCCCCGCGTCGACCAGTGCCGGGCCGCGCCAGAGACGCAGCGCGTCCGCGTACAGCTCGGCCGCCTGCTCGAGATGGTCGCCCGACCAGGCGGCCTGCGCCCGCGTCACGAGGTCGTCGAAGCGGGCCAGGTCGACCTCCAGGGCGCTCCACTGGGCCACGTAGCCACCGCCGCCGAACCGCACGGTGTGCCCGGCCGGACCGAGCAGCGCGCGCACCTCGCCGACGTAGAGCTGCACCATGTTGCGCGCGGTCCGGGGCGGATGGTCGCCCCACAGCGCGTCGACGAGGTCGTCGACCGGCACTGTCCGGCCGTGGTGCAGGGCGAGCAACGCGAGCACGGTGCGCTGCCGCGCCGACGAGATGTCCACATAAGAGCCGTGGACGACGATCTCCAACGGGCCCAGCACGGCCACAAGCAGGTGGCCGCCGCCTCCGCCGCCTCCACCGGCGGTCATGGCGGCCAGCAACGCCTCCCGCTCGTGGGCGGGCATGGCCAGCGCCTCGACCAGCCCGCGTACCGATCGCGACCGCGGCCGGCCGATCCGGCCCCGCTCGAGGTCGCGCACCGAACGCACGCTCAGGCCCGCCCGCGCGGCGAGCTCCTGCTGGGTCAGCCCGGCCGCCGCCCGATGCCGGCGGATCGCCGCTCCGACGTGTGCCGCATGGTTTTCGTCCACGAAGTTCCCCGTCTGGCCCGCCGCTGGCTCCGCACGTCGGTGGATGAACCGTACACACTAGTGAGGCCTGACGGGTTCCGCGGTCCTGGCTCGCCCGATGCCAGCCCGTGTCACCTCCGGAAAGCACGACGTGAACACCGCTGCCGGTCAGCCCGGTATGGCTCAAACCTTACGGATCGGCCATCCTAAAGCGTCGGACCTTCACCGCCGCTGCGCCGGCTGGGCGTCGAAGGAAGGGTCGTTCCCGGCGGTCCGCAGCATGTCCAGGGCGCCAAGAATGCGCGCTCGGCGAGAAGCTCAAACGTTGGCGTCGCTCGGACGTGCCGCCGTTGGAACCGGGCCATGCCACCCGGCTCGATGATCAGGTCGGGGTGGTGACGATCGAACGGGGGCAGAAGCATGAGGAAGGTCATCGGCGGATCCGAGTCGGCTCGGTCACGCAAACGCCCGGCCGGGATATTCGCGAGAGCGGTGTGCGACGGCCTGCGGCTGCTGAGGGAACAGTCGTGAGCGTGGAGAGGGCCGGCGCGGATCCGATTCCGCGCCGGGACCTGCACGACCGTACGACGACGAGTTGGACCTTGCTGGCCGGGATCGGCATCGGTGGCGTCATGTGCGTGCTGAACCTGTTGGTCAGCTTCAAGACCGGCGTCGGATTCGGCGGTTCCGCGTTCGTGGTGCTACTCGGCGCGGCGCTGCTGCGCGTCCGCGACCAGCTCACCTGGCCGCTGCTGTTCACCACCTTCTCCATCGCCTCCAGCGGATACCTGGCAACCGCCGCCGTGGACACCGGCGTGGCGGCGATCGCCCTGCGCGGCGGTGCGGTTCCACCGGTGGCGGTACTCATCGGCCTGGCAGTCGCCGCGAACATGCTCGGGGTACTGCTCGGCATCCTGCTCAGCGGTTCGACGTTCCGCCACGGGCTGCCGTTCCCGGCCCTGGTGCCGGCGATCACGCTGATGCGTACGCTGACCGGCGAGGTGACCCGCTCCGGCCGGGTCCTGCTGCTGGCCGTGGCGGCCGGTGCCGCCACCAGCCTGGCCGCCGCCTTCGCCGGTCCGGACGCCACGCCCGATCTGCCGGCCCTGCCGCCGTACCTGAGCTTTGCGCTGTCGCCGCTGCTGGCCGGGGTGGGCGCGCTGATCGGCGTCCGTTCGGCCAGCTGGCTCCTCGTCGGCTGCGGCTACACGGTCGCGATGTGGCTGGTGCTGCCGGCGGGGCCGGTCAGCTACTCGCAACATCTCGCCGACGCGTGGATCCTGCCGGTCGGGGTGGGTATCGTCCTCGGCTACTCGGTGGCCACCCTGCTGCGCGGCAGCCGGACGGCCGGTGGCTGGTCCCGCGGCCCCCGCCAGGCCGGGACCGGCACGGCACGGTTGCTGTTCGCCGGCGTCGCCGTGCTCGGTACGGTGCCGCTGGCCCTGCGATACGGCCCCTTGCGTGGCGTGGCGCTGGCCGGGCTGCTGACCGCGATGGTGCTGCTCTTCGCGCTCTTCCTGGTCCGCGCGGGTGCCGAGATCGGCATCGCGCCGATGGCCCCGGTGCTGTTCCTCGGCGTGGTCGTACTGCGGCTGGTGGGTCTGCCGCCCACCGACGCGGTCCTCCTCGCGGCCTTCGTGACGTGTACGGGAATCTCCTCGGTGTACTACGTCTACGCGGCGCGGATCTGGTTGCAGGCACCGCCGGACGTGCGGCAGCCGCCCCGGCGCAACGTCACCTGGACACAGGCGGTCGGTGGCATCATGGGGGCCACGGTGGGCGTGCTCGCGGTCGTCCTGCTGATCCGCTCCGGGGCGGTGGGCAGCGCCAGCCTCCCGGTGCCGGTGGTGCAGACCGTGGACTTCATCGCCACGTCCACGCTGGATGGCCGTGCCTCACCAGCGCTGGGTGTGGCCGCCGCCCTGGGTTTCGGCCTCGCCTTCGCCAGCGCCCCGGTGACCTCGATCGGCCTGGGCGTGCTGCTGCCACCGGCGTACACGGTGACCATGGCGGTCGGCGGGGTGGCCAGCTGGCTTCTGGTGCGGCGTAGGCCGGACCGGGCCGTCACGGTCAGCACCGTCGCGTCAGGACTGGTCATCGGCGAAGGGCTGGTGATGACGGCCCTCGTGGCGGCGCGGTTGCTGTGGTGAGGCCAGGCGGAACGGTAAAGTGTCGTATCGCCGGCAGTGGATGGACGCAGGTGTGCATCGACTTGGTACGCCGGCAGTGCTGTCCGATCCGACGTGGCCGCGCCCACCCCAGCAGTGGACCTGTTGCAGGAGAGGGAACTCGGAAAGATGGAAACCACATGGCGATGACCGGTTCTGTCGTGGTTCGTCAGGCTCGGGCGGATGACATGCCAGCCTTCAGCCACATCGTCAACCACTACATCAAGACGACGACGGTCAACTTCCGGACAGTCACCCAGAGCCCGGAGGAATGGCACCGCGATTGGCAGGCGTCGCACGACCGCTATCCGTGGCTGCTCGCCGTCGACGGGGACGAACCGGTCGGCCTGGCGTACGCCGTGCCGTGGAAGGCGCGCAACGCATACGACTGGTGCGCCGAGGCCACGGTGTACGTCGCGGACGGCCACCACCGGCGTGGCATCGGTCGGCTGCTGTACGGGCGACTGCTGGACGGCCTGGACCGGCAGGGGTACCGCAGCACGATGGGTGTGATCGCGCTGCCGAACGAGGCCAGCGTGACGCTCCACGAGGCGTACGGCTTCCAGCACGTCGGCACCCTCCGGTCGGTCGGCTACAAGCACGGACGCTGGTGCGACATCGGGTTCTGGCAGCGACGGGTGGCCCACGCCGACACGCCGCCGGGTGACCTGCTGCCGATTTCCGAGGTGTGGCCGACGTGAGCGGCGAGGAGCTGGAACTGCTGCGCGAGCTCTTCGAGATGCACTCCACCTGGCGCGAGCAGCCGCTGTCACAGCGGCGCGAGTACTACGAGCGGGCGGATGCTGCCTTCGGCGGGCCGGGTGCCGCACCGGGGGAAACGGTTGTGGTGCGGGAGTGCTCCGCCGAGTGGGTGCTTCCGTTCCGGCCCGGGGGGCCGGTGCTGCTCTACTTCCACGGCGGGTCCTACACGATGGGATCGGCCGCCTCGCACCGGCACCTCGTGCGCGAGCTGGGCGAGGTCTGTGGTGGCTCCGCCCTCTCGGTGGACTACCGGCGGGCGCCCGAGGCACCGTTCCCGGCTGCCGTCACCGACGCTGTCGCCTGCTACCGGTACCTCCTCGACCGGGACGTGCCGAGTCACCGGATCATTCTCGCCGGGGACTCGGCCGGTGCCGGCATCACCGTCGCCACCATGTTGGCGCTACGCGAGGCCGGTGTGGCGCAGCCGGCGGCCGGCGTCTGCCTCTCCCCCTGGGCGGACTTGACCTGCGGTTTGGACAGCCACCGCACCCGGGCGGCGCGTGACCCGGTGCTCGACAGCGCCGACCTGCGCCGGATGGCGGCGCTCTACCACGCCGGAACCGACCCCAGGCACCCGCAGGTGTCGCCCGCGTTCGCCGACCTGTCCGGGCTGCCGCCACTGCTGATCCAGGTCGGCACCGAGGAGGTTCTCTTCGACGACGCGCGGGCGTTGGCGGCCGGGGTGGAGGCGGCGGGCGGATCGGTGCGGCTGGAGGAGTGGCCGGACATGTTCCACGTCTGGCACTACTACTTCCCGGTCCTGACCGAGGCACGGGCCGCGATCGCGGCGATCGGCGCGTTCGTCACGGCGGTCCTGGCCGACGAGCCCGTCGACGTGGCTCCTTGACCGGGGGGTGACGGCGTGACGCGGTGGTTGCAGGTGCAGCCGGTGGACGACCCGGCCGTGCGGGTCTGCTGCGCGCCGAGGGCGGGCGGCAGCGCGCGTGACTTCGACCACTGGGCGGCGGTCCTCGGCCCCCGGGTCGAACTCTGTGCCGTGCAGTTGCCCGGCCGGCTCAGCCGGTTCCGGGAACCACCCGTGACGTCGCTGACCACGGTGGCCGCCGAGGTGGCCACCGCGTTGATCGACCGTGCCGAGCTGCCGACGGTGCTGTTCGGTGACTGCATGGGATCGCTTGTGGTGTTCGAGGTGGCCCGGGAACTGCGTCGCCGTGGGGCTGCCCAGCCGTTGGCGTTGATGGTCGCCTCGTACCCGCCGCCGGACCGGGTGCGGACCACCGAGGCGTACCACGACCGCGACGCCACGGCGTTGCGGGGCCGGCTGGCCGAGGTGGGCGGAGTCGCCCCCGAGATGCTGCAGGACGACGAACTGTTCGAACTCATGCTGCCCACGTTGCGGGCGGATTTCTCGCTGTTCGAGACGTACGAGTTCCGGGCCGAGGGTCCCTTGCCGAGTGACATCGTGGCCCTGGCAGGGGCGGCCGACCCGTACGTGGACGAGGCGTCGTTACAGGGGTGGCGCCGGCACACCACCGGGGCGTTCGAGGTGCGGACATTCGAGGGTGGACACTTCTTCCTCCGGGACAGCATCGAAGCGGTGCCGATGGTCAGGGAGAGGTCACTGCGTCTCGCCGGCAACTAGCGGAGGCCTGGCAACCCGTTGTCCCGAAGGGACCGGTGACGATCGACTTCGGATTGAGACGGGGTTGAGGGTGATCATTGCTGGCTGTACATTCAGGCGCACGGATCAGTGACTGTAGCTGGCTGTGGCGGGGGGAGTCTTTCTTGTCTGACAGGTTCCGGCGGCCCTGGGCCGTTGCCATCCGTGCCCCCCTCGGGATCGGCCTGACGGTCGCTCTGCTGGGCACCGGCTGCTCAGCCGGCGGCGCCG from the Solwaraspora sp. WMMD1047 genome contains:
- a CDS encoding RICIN domain-containing protein; this translates as MRIGRAFRWAAIAVLAATAGVVGLAQPASAAPVVDYVGPFYNLHTQEMNKTKAMAVLNASTGNTAPLIQAPYTSAAPNNDRIVVERETQSNVIRLKPQHTYTNDGNVHNDKCLAVKNADRGNNIPIVNATCTYDGTNNDVWIIRLDPRTGADFIENQMTGKCITTKNAATDNAPLITFDCNGGHNGLWVW
- a CDS encoding tetratricopeptide repeat protein; the encoded protein is MDENHAAHVGAAIRRHRAAAGLTQQELAARAGLSVRSVRDLERGRIGRPRSRSVRGLVEALAMPAHEREALLAAMTAGGGGGGGGHLLVAVLGPLEIVVHGSYVDISSARQRTVLALLALHHGRTVPVDDLVDALWGDHPPRTARNMVQLYVGEVRALLGPAGHTVRFGGGGYVAQWSALEVDLARFDDLVTRAQAAWSGDHLEQAAELYADALRLWRGPALVDAGDRLRHHPAAIAAGQRRIAAAVAFADAAIALGASERVIPVLRALCREEPLQEALHGRLMLALAAADERAAALRVFADLRAMLADELGVEPGAALSDIHLRILRAGRPAAPADRPGRRTPAQLPAAPSPFVGRAAQLAALDQLRATDSVAVIAGTAGAGKTALVLHWAHLVAETFPDGQLYLNLRGYDPETPLDPGDALARLLAALGTPGEDVPPAVDERAARLRTELAGRRILLVLDNAGTAEQVRPLLPGTASCTVVVTSRDDLAGLVAAQGARRVDLDLLREDESVLLLRQLIGARAEASPDAVARIARQCAHLPLALRVAAELTAARPDTSLADLAAELADHQDRLRSLDAGGDPRAAVATVFSWSMRHLTADSARTFRLIGLHPGAHVDAYAAAALTDSTPRQAGQALSTLGRAHLIQANEGGRHGMHDLLRAYAMQLSDELDSAEERAAARGRLFDFYLATAAAAMDALHPAEAHRRPGVPAPPTPMPDLPDAADALAWLDAELPTLVAVTAYAAAHGWGSHATRLAVVLFRYLEGGHYADASIIYRHALAAARHDGDRGAQAHALHGLGCFHYKCGQYDLAARYLRTARELFRRVGDRGGEARALNNLGNVEQWRGRYGVAADLHRRALNRYLEVGDQVGQARALSNLGRSEYRLGHLAAAAGHLQRVLVLCRTIGDAPGEAEALDRLGSVEHQRGHHSGAAELHLRSLRLHQRNGDRSGEASTMANLGIVYRELGRHAEAADLLHQAQALYRELGDQDGEGDARNGLGEASRATGRHAEALRHHTAALALVSMSGARDQQARAHAGLGHAHDALGSPEDAALHFRRALALYADLGMPEAGILRAHVATRRPGRRVG
- a CDS encoding GNAT family N-acetyltransferase → MTGSVVVRQARADDMPAFSHIVNHYIKTTTVNFRTVTQSPEEWHRDWQASHDRYPWLLAVDGDEPVGLAYAVPWKARNAYDWCAEATVYVADGHHRRGIGRLLYGRLLDGLDRQGYRSTMGVIALPNEASVTLHEAYGFQHVGTLRSVGYKHGRWCDIGFWQRRVAHADTPPGDLLPISEVWPT
- a CDS encoding alpha/beta hydrolase, whose product is MSGEELELLRELFEMHSTWREQPLSQRREYYERADAAFGGPGAAPGETVVVRECSAEWVLPFRPGGPVLLYFHGGSYTMGSAASHRHLVRELGEVCGGSALSVDYRRAPEAPFPAAVTDAVACYRYLLDRDVPSHRIILAGDSAGAGITVATMLALREAGVAQPAAGVCLSPWADLTCGLDSHRTRAARDPVLDSADLRRMAALYHAGTDPRHPQVSPAFADLSGLPPLLIQVGTEEVLFDDARALAAGVEAAGGSVRLEEWPDMFHVWHYYFPVLTEARAAIAAIGAFVTAVLADEPVDVAP
- a CDS encoding thioesterase domain-containing protein, whose product is MTRWLQVQPVDDPAVRVCCAPRAGGSARDFDHWAAVLGPRVELCAVQLPGRLSRFREPPVTSLTTVAAEVATALIDRAELPTVLFGDCMGSLVVFEVARELRRRGAAQPLALMVASYPPPDRVRTTEAYHDRDATALRGRLAEVGGVAPEMLQDDELFELMLPTLRADFSLFETYEFRAEGPLPSDIVALAGAADPYVDEASLQGWRRHTTGAFEVRTFEGGHFFLRDSIEAVPMVRERSLRLAGN